A genomic segment from Biomphalaria glabrata chromosome 16, xgBioGlab47.1, whole genome shotgun sequence encodes:
- the LOC129923268 gene encoding uncharacterized protein LOC129923268 isoform X1 — protein MFTRGVIEKPTSPKKVMMIYLYICLRSLQEMQIIQMKKISFTITLHFYSPNAYEFLSTMFNLPSTRTLRRFMIAFICGQISLYSISKNENFAGLLETTGTLFWAAFGMGNSQAPAIKEETNSSQVNGDSEITDSVLLKVIEVVGYVLYGVYILDAVVVLINLFIAMMNLKTFRMSKRLVS, from the exons ATGTTTACAAGAGGAGTTATAGAAAAGCCAACCTCACCTAAAAAGGTTATGATG ATTTATCTTTACATCTGTTTGAGGAGCCTACAGGAAATGCAAATTATACAGATGAAAAAAATATCCTTCACAATAACATTGCACTTTTACAGTCCTAATGCATATGAGTTTCTTTCTACCATGTTTAACCTGCCTTCAACCAGAACACTAAGAAGAT TCATGATTGCCTTTATATGTGGACAAATAAGCCTATACAGTATTTCCAAGAATGAGAACTTTGCAGG cctcttAGAGACCACTGGGACATTGTTCTGGGCTGCCTTTGGTATGGGGAACTCTCAGGCACCAGCTAttaaagaagaaacaaatagCAGTCAGGTTAATGGTGACTCAGAGATAACAGACAGTGTGCTGCTGAAAGTCATTGAGGTGGTTGGCTACGTTTTGTATGGAGTTTACATTCTTGATGCTGTCGTGGTCCTGATCAACTTGTTCATTGCTATGATGAATTTGAAGACATTTAG
- the LOC129923268 gene encoding uncharacterized protein LOC129923268 isoform X2, protein MFTRGVIEKPTSPKKIYLYICLRSLQEMQIIQMKKISFTITLHFYSPNAYEFLSTMFNLPSTRTLRRFMIAFICGQISLYSISKNENFAGLLETTGTLFWAAFGMGNSQAPAIKEETNSSQVNGDSEITDSVLLKVIEVVGYVLYGVYILDAVVVLINLFIAMMNLKTFRMSKRLVS, encoded by the exons ATGTTTACAAGAGGAGTTATAGAAAAGCCAACCTCACCTAAAAAG ATTTATCTTTACATCTGTTTGAGGAGCCTACAGGAAATGCAAATTATACAGATGAAAAAAATATCCTTCACAATAACATTGCACTTTTACAGTCCTAATGCATATGAGTTTCTTTCTACCATGTTTAACCTGCCTTCAACCAGAACACTAAGAAGAT TCATGATTGCCTTTATATGTGGACAAATAAGCCTATACAGTATTTCCAAGAATGAGAACTTTGCAGG cctcttAGAGACCACTGGGACATTGTTCTGGGCTGCCTTTGGTATGGGGAACTCTCAGGCACCAGCTAttaaagaagaaacaaatagCAGTCAGGTTAATGGTGACTCAGAGATAACAGACAGTGTGCTGCTGAAAGTCATTGAGGTGGTTGGCTACGTTTTGTATGGAGTTTACATTCTTGATGCTGTCGTGGTCCTGATCAACTTGTTCATTGCTATGATGAATTTGAAGACATTTAG